Proteins encoded by one window of Microbacterium testaceum:
- a CDS encoding carbohydrate kinase family protein yields the protein MNAAPSIVTLGAHVLDTIVQPVDEIPEGQGSLLVDEIVMSAAGPAGGTALVLNKLGARVVTSGAVGDDVAGRVLVGLLGDAGIDVSNLRTDELPTSASVLPIRSDGSRPALHVVGANALAADVVPWDALAAADHVHVGAPELLGPENVIEILEYARRHGATTSLDFLIGGDPAFYALIEPLLAHTDYVLPNAEQAIGWTGADDLPAAARALHAAGAAVVACTNGGDDIVVVDGGDLEFVPIVPAEPVDTSGGGDAFSAGFVFAKLRGWSSRDAARFGSATAAQVVAGVGTDHGAYDAASIDALLSAGVL from the coding sequence ATGAACGCCGCCCCCTCGATCGTCACGCTCGGAGCCCACGTGCTCGACACGATCGTCCAGCCCGTCGATGAGATCCCCGAGGGGCAGGGCTCGCTCCTCGTCGACGAGATCGTGATGTCCGCAGCGGGACCCGCCGGCGGCACCGCGCTCGTGCTCAACAAGCTCGGCGCGCGCGTGGTCACGAGCGGGGCCGTGGGCGACGACGTCGCCGGACGCGTGCTGGTCGGCCTGCTCGGCGACGCCGGCATCGACGTGTCGAACCTGCGCACCGACGAACTGCCGACCTCGGCATCCGTCCTCCCCATCCGCTCCGACGGGTCGCGACCGGCGCTCCACGTGGTCGGGGCCAACGCGCTCGCCGCCGACGTCGTGCCCTGGGACGCGCTCGCCGCCGCCGACCACGTCCACGTCGGAGCGCCCGAGCTGCTCGGTCCCGAGAACGTCATCGAGATCCTGGAGTACGCCCGTCGGCACGGAGCGACGACGTCGCTCGACTTCCTCATCGGCGGCGACCCCGCGTTCTACGCGCTCATCGAGCCCCTGCTCGCGCACACCGACTACGTGCTCCCCAACGCCGAGCAGGCCATCGGCTGGACCGGCGCCGACGACCTGCCCGCCGCCGCCCGCGCCCTGCACGCGGCGGGAGCAGCGGTCGTCGCGTGCACCAACGGCGGCGACGACATCGTGGTGGTCGACGGCGGCGACCTCGAGTTCGTCCCCATCGTGCCCGCGGAACCGGTCGACACCAGCGGCGGCGGAGACGCCTTCTCGGCCGGCTTCGTCTTCGCCAAACTCCGCGGGTGGTCCTCGCGCGACGCCGCGCGCTTCGGATCGGCCACCGCCGCACAGGTCGTCGCCGGCGTGGGTACCGATCACGGCGCGTACGACGCGGCATCCATCGATGCTCTGCTCTCGGCGGGAGTGCTGTGA
- a CDS encoding carbohydrate ABC transporter permease: MSLSTLDRRPTLADRRRPASTLAWRRADRRVGATLMVPALAVFAVFVFYPLGKVVWLSTQGTDIFGQAAGFVGTKNFATIFTDPQFADTLWRTAVFCVAVVVGRIVVGLLIVIPLTAKLRGIRIFRALLTSPLVASVSVASVAFAAMLAPAGGLVNSVIARFGGIPVPWLTSTQWAMPSVIAVTVWGSLGFTVLLLLGAFGAIDPDVIEAAHLDGAGPLRTLWSISLPLITPTLFFIVVTGAVEALTTFGQIQILTGGGPANSTTTLVYTIYQAAFGAGSANFGIAAAVGVVLFLLVLGLSLVQFGVLEKRVNY; encoded by the coding sequence ATGTCGCTCTCGACACTCGACCGCCGGCCGACGCTCGCCGACCGCCGTCGGCCGGCCTCGACCCTGGCCTGGCGGCGCGCCGACCGACGCGTGGGCGCCACCCTGATGGTCCCCGCGCTCGCGGTCTTCGCCGTCTTCGTCTTCTACCCCCTCGGCAAGGTCGTCTGGCTCAGCACGCAGGGGACCGACATCTTCGGCCAGGCCGCCGGGTTCGTGGGAACGAAGAACTTCGCGACGATCTTCACCGACCCGCAGTTCGCCGACACGCTGTGGCGCACGGCCGTCTTCTGCGTCGCGGTCGTCGTCGGTCGGATCGTCGTCGGGCTGCTCATCGTCATCCCGCTGACCGCGAAGCTCCGCGGCATCCGCATCTTCCGTGCCCTGCTGACCTCACCCCTCGTGGCCTCGGTCTCGGTGGCCTCGGTCGCGTTCGCCGCGATGCTCGCTCCGGCCGGCGGACTGGTGAACTCCGTCATCGCGCGCTTCGGGGGGATTCCCGTGCCGTGGTTGACCAGCACCCAGTGGGCCATGCCGAGCGTGATCGCCGTCACGGTGTGGGGCTCGCTCGGCTTCACGGTGCTGCTGCTGCTCGGGGCGTTCGGCGCCATCGATCCCGACGTGATCGAGGCGGCGCACCTCGACGGGGCGGGGCCGTTGCGCACGCTGTGGTCGATCTCGCTGCCGTTGATCACGCCGACCCTGTTCTTCATCGTGGTAACCGGTGCCGTCGAGGCGCTCACGACGTTCGGGCAGATCCAGATCCTCACCGGCGGAGGCCCGGCGAACTCGACGACGACGCTGGTCTACACGATCTATCAAGCGGCGTTCGGGGCGGGGAGCGCCAACTTCGGCATCGCCGCGGCGGTGGGAGTCGTGCTGTTCCTGCTCGTGCTCGGCCTCTCGCTCGTGCAGTTCGGCGTGCTCGAGAAGCGGGTGAATTACTGA
- a CDS encoding DUF7218 family protein: MPQGRGSNSLKDPDLYEELRKQGDSKEKAARISNAAAARGREAVGEKGGHAENYEDRTVAELKKRAKELGLTGYSGKKKAELIDMLRTH; this comes from the coding sequence ATGCCGCAAGGGCGAGGATCGAACAGCCTGAAGGACCCCGACCTGTACGAGGAGCTGCGGAAGCAGGGCGACTCGAAAGAGAAGGCCGCGCGCATCTCCAACGCCGCAGCCGCTCGAGGCCGCGAGGCGGTCGGCGAGAAGGGCGGGCACGCCGAGAACTACGAGGACCGCACGGTCGCCGAGCTGAAGAAGCGCGCGAAGGAGCTCGGGCTGACCGGGTACTCGGGCAAGAAGAAGGCGGAGCTCATCGACATGCTCCGCACGCACTGA
- a CDS encoding DUF4097 family beta strand repeat-containing protein gives MEKWIVHPGETRVIDVDALRELKIGLVGGQVDVIAHNEPDARIEVHGVTVKDLRIEMVDGRLEINHPQLRWDNFLEVFRNFGAGGPKAEVSVAVPRTVALTLGVVSASALVSGLHTDVRLNTVSGDIIVDGLTGDVDLNAVSGDVQVRELDGALSANSVSGDVAATGRITKASIDTVSGAMLVDSTGPTQSVSLNSVSGTATIRLDRSLPANYVSRSVSGRVQIDGQVRSGKGPTNFTGSTGALAGQFVDVRANTVSGEITVLRRGISGLRPEELAGEEEW, from the coding sequence ATGGAGAAATGGATCGTCCACCCCGGCGAGACCCGCGTCATCGACGTCGACGCCCTGCGCGAGCTGAAGATCGGACTCGTCGGCGGCCAGGTCGACGTGATCGCCCACAACGAACCCGACGCCCGCATCGAGGTGCACGGCGTCACCGTGAAGGACCTGCGCATCGAGATGGTCGACGGCCGCCTCGAGATCAACCACCCCCAGCTGCGGTGGGACAACTTCCTCGAGGTGTTCCGCAACTTCGGCGCGGGTGGCCCGAAGGCCGAGGTCAGCGTCGCGGTGCCGCGCACCGTCGCCCTCACCCTCGGCGTGGTCAGCGCCAGCGCGCTCGTCTCGGGGCTTCACACCGATGTGCGCTTGAACACCGTCTCGGGCGACATCATCGTCGACGGCCTCACGGGGGACGTGGATCTCAACGCCGTCTCGGGCGACGTGCAGGTGCGCGAGCTCGATGGCGCCCTGAGCGCCAACAGCGTCTCGGGCGACGTCGCCGCGACCGGCCGCATCACGAAGGCCTCGATCGACACCGTCTCGGGCGCCATGCTCGTCGACTCGACGGGACCGACGCAGTCCGTCTCGCTCAACTCGGTCAGCGGCACCGCCACCATCCGCCTCGACCGCTCGCTGCCCGCCAACTACGTGTCGCGGTCGGTCAGCGGCCGCGTGCAGATCGACGGCCAGGTGCGCTCCGGCAAGGGCCCGACCAACTTCACCGGGTCGACCGGCGCGCTCGCGGGCCAGTTCGTCGACGTGCGCGCCAACACCGTCTCGGGCGAGATCACGGTGCTGCGCCGTGGCATCTCGGGCCTGCGTCCCGAGGAACTCGCCGGAGAGGAGGAGTGGTGA
- a CDS encoding fluoride efflux transporter FluC, which yields MWRDVGLVAVGGAIGTAVRAGLTLALGEDLGPALVPLINVVGAFAIGILYGWRARMPESSRAQRVQLFIGTGILGGFTTYSSLAVESADLGLLWWGVATVVVGTAAAWGGVLLGRGGRASR from the coding sequence ATGTGGCGGGATGTGGGCCTCGTCGCCGTCGGCGGCGCGATCGGTACGGCCGTACGCGCCGGTCTCACCCTGGCGCTCGGCGAAGACCTGGGCCCGGCCCTCGTGCCGCTGATCAACGTCGTCGGGGCGTTCGCGATCGGCATCCTGTACGGCTGGAGAGCACGGATGCCGGAATCCTCGCGTGCGCAGCGCGTGCAGCTGTTCATCGGGACCGGCATCCTGGGCGGGTTCACCACCTACAGCTCGCTCGCCGTCGAGTCGGCCGACCTCGGCCTGCTCTGGTGGGGGGTGGCGACGGTCGTCGTCGGGACGGCGGCGGCCTGGGGCGGCGTACTCCTCGGCCGTGGTGGGCGGGCTTCGCGCTGA
- a CDS encoding inositol monophosphatase family protein — protein sequence MTTHPSPDDLRSLAETAARTAAPALLAAFRSDMSVSFKRDVHDVVTIHDRAAEATIAGILQKGAPGSVILGEETGSSGEAPLRWIIDPIDGTANFARGLAYWCISIAAELDGEVVAGVVFDPVADNMFSAGAELARLNGAPIRSTSGPAELSTLLTSFPGQHDVDLLGEGAFDLLAEITRTYQHHHSTGSGALNLAHVAAGWADATMGFDTHPWDVAAGAHILQRAGGTYTGFRSGVEVARAHESLDYVAEGAGGEHGVLIRHLRALSGQWMPAGQ from the coding sequence ATGACCACGCACCCCTCCCCCGACGACCTTCGCTCCCTGGCCGAGACGGCCGCGCGAACCGCCGCGCCGGCCCTGCTCGCCGCTTTCCGCTCCGACATGAGCGTGTCGTTCAAGCGCGACGTGCACGACGTCGTGACGATCCACGACCGAGCAGCCGAGGCCACCATCGCCGGGATCCTCCAGAAGGGCGCACCCGGCTCGGTCATCCTGGGCGAAGAGACCGGCAGCTCGGGCGAGGCCCCCCTGCGCTGGATCATCGACCCGATCGACGGCACCGCCAACTTCGCACGCGGTCTCGCCTACTGGTGCATCTCGATCGCCGCCGAGCTCGACGGAGAAGTCGTCGCGGGCGTCGTGTTCGACCCCGTCGCCGACAACATGTTCTCGGCGGGCGCCGAGCTCGCCCGCCTGAACGGAGCACCGATTCGATCGACGTCCGGCCCCGCCGAGCTCTCGACCCTGCTCACGAGCTTCCCCGGGCAACACGACGTCGACCTGCTCGGCGAGGGCGCCTTCGACCTGCTCGCCGAGATCACGCGCACGTACCAGCACCACCACAGCACGGGCAGCGGAGCCCTGAACCTCGCTCATGTCGCAGCCGGATGGGCGGATGCCACGATGGGCTTCGACACCCACCCCTGGGACGTGGCCGCCGGAGCCCACATCCTCCAGCGGGCCGGCGGCACGTACACGGGATTCCGCTCCGGCGTCGAGGTCGCCCGCGCCCACGAGAGCCTCGACTACGTCGCCGAGGGAGCGGGCGGAGAGCACGGAGTGCTCATCCGGCACCTGCGGGCCCTCTCCGGGCAGTGGATGCCGGCCGGGCAGTGA
- a CDS encoding carbohydrate ABC transporter permease, which yields MARSLSARARVRSALLYLWLVIAVIVVCFPLYYIFEGALTPTAWLDEGLEGLLPIHLTLDNVIRATQVIPLGHQFLNSVVVTLVQTFFQVAIGVATAYALVFCGLRGTRALFLLILSSMMVPGETILIANYLTISSWRLIDTLPAVFLPFLASALSIFLFRQAFLSFPGELRDAALLDGAGHVRFIRSMLLPIVQPTLISVTLVSATAAWNGFFWPLLVTNSPENRTVQVGIAQLSSAEAADVGVILAGAAMVTLPVLVLVLLAQRFLAGGITAGALK from the coding sequence ATGGCGCGGTCCCTGTCCGCCCGGGCTCGCGTGCGAAGCGCCCTGCTCTACCTCTGGCTCGTCATCGCGGTGATCGTCGTGTGCTTCCCGCTCTATTACATCTTCGAGGGCGCGCTCACGCCGACCGCCTGGCTCGACGAGGGTCTCGAAGGTCTCCTGCCCATCCACCTGACGCTCGACAACGTGATCCGCGCCACTCAGGTCATCCCGCTCGGCCACCAGTTCCTCAACAGCGTCGTGGTGACGCTGGTGCAGACCTTCTTCCAGGTCGCCATCGGCGTCGCCACCGCCTACGCTCTCGTCTTCTGCGGGCTGCGGGGCACGCGTGCCCTCTTCCTGCTGATCCTGTCGAGCATGATGGTGCCGGGCGAGACGATCCTCATCGCCAACTATCTGACGATCTCGTCGTGGCGACTGATCGACACCCTGCCGGCGGTGTTCCTGCCGTTCCTGGCCTCGGCGCTGAGCATCTTCCTGTTCCGGCAGGCGTTCCTCAGCTTCCCGGGAGAGCTGCGCGACGCCGCCCTCCTGGACGGTGCCGGGCATGTCCGCTTCATCCGGTCGATGCTGCTGCCGATCGTGCAGCCGACCCTCATCTCGGTGACCCTCGTGAGCGCGACCGCCGCGTGGAACGGGTTCTTCTGGCCGCTGCTCGTGACCAACTCGCCCGAGAACCGCACGGTGCAGGTCGGCATCGCCCAGCTGTCCAGCGCCGAGGCCGCCGACGTCGGCGTCATCCTCGCCGGTGCGGCCATGGTCACCCTCCCCGTTCTTGTCCTGGTGCTGCTCGCGCAGCGCTTCCTCGCCGGTGGGATCACCGCCGGCGCCCTCAAATAA
- a CDS encoding LacI family DNA-binding transcriptional regulator, translated as MRDETPDDGRRSARRATPRSTGAAPTIHDVAAAAGVSKSVVSRALSGASGVAAHTIDRVRQAAAELGYVANAHARGMSAHRSHTLGVFVRDASTPFYGHLLTAFQEQAAARGYRVVTATGAGSFSVDDERRALETLVALRVEGLIVCSGALPVEDITPFARRIPAVVAGRPEEDPTISSVYCDEVGGGRALADHVADLGHRRVAVMTFTPVFSITQSRRTHAMAERLRERGIDVVTFSGDDAGPGFDGADAIVAAVLAAGGVTAFMAPSDAWAVAALEALRVRGVAVPSEMSVTGYDGVTPFMTSLLGLTSWRQPLWTIGRLSVDAVVDQIDGLATMVTHHAIDGELVPGRTAVAR; from the coding sequence GTGCGAGACGAGACCCCCGACGACGGTCGCCGCTCGGCCCGTCGCGCCACACCCCGCTCGACCGGGGCCGCCCCCACCATCCATGACGTGGCCGCGGCCGCGGGGGTGTCGAAGTCGGTGGTCTCGCGGGCGCTCTCGGGGGCGTCCGGGGTCGCCGCGCACACCATCGATCGCGTTCGGCAGGCGGCGGCCGAGCTCGGGTACGTCGCCAACGCGCACGCGCGGGGGATGTCGGCCCACCGCAGTCACACGCTCGGCGTCTTCGTCCGCGACGCGTCGACCCCGTTCTACGGTCATCTGCTGACCGCGTTCCAGGAGCAGGCGGCGGCTCGCGGGTACCGGGTCGTCACCGCGACCGGGGCCGGATCCTTTTCGGTCGACGACGAGCGCCGCGCTCTGGAGACCCTCGTGGCGCTGCGGGTGGAGGGGCTGATCGTCTGCAGTGGCGCCCTCCCCGTCGAGGACATCACGCCCTTCGCGCGGCGCATTCCCGCCGTCGTCGCGGGGCGCCCGGAAGAGGACCCGACGATCAGCAGCGTGTACTGCGACGAGGTGGGGGGTGGTCGTGCCCTCGCCGACCACGTGGCCGACCTCGGGCATCGCCGGGTCGCGGTGATGACGTTCACCCCGGTCTTCTCGATCACTCAGTCGAGGCGCACGCACGCGATGGCGGAGCGCCTGCGCGAGCGGGGTATCGACGTCGTGACCTTCAGCGGCGACGATGCCGGGCCGGGCTTCGACGGCGCCGACGCGATCGTCGCGGCGGTGCTCGCGGCCGGCGGGGTGACCGCCTTCATGGCGCCGAGCGACGCCTGGGCGGTGGCGGCCCTCGAGGCGCTGCGCGTGCGCGGGGTCGCCGTTCCCTCCGAGATGTCGGTGACGGGTTACGACGGCGTCACGCCGTTCATGACGTCGCTGCTGGGCCTGACGTCGTGGCGTCAGCCGCTGTGGACGATCGGCCGGTTGTCGGTCGACGCGGTCGTCGATCAGATCGATGGACTCGCCACCATGGTGACGCACCACGCGATCGACGGCGAACTGGTCCCCGGGCGCACGGCCGTCGCCCGCTGA
- a CDS encoding class II aldolase/adducin family protein translates to MADACRSLAAQGLVKGTAGNVSVRVDGGIAITATGVVFAEAVADDVVIVDGEKRVVEGALAPSSELDLHRAAYADEAVGAVVHTHAPAAIALSLVSDRLPCVHYQQLALGGEIEVVPFSVFGSAELAAATGDALAAANAAILAHHGAVTTGRDLADAVTNTALLEWACDIYLRARAVAVPAELSPEQQAAVLTAAVSTGYGQKHGA, encoded by the coding sequence GTGGCGGACGCCTGCCGTTCTCTCGCCGCGCAGGGCCTGGTCAAGGGGACAGCGGGCAACGTCAGCGTGCGCGTGGACGGGGGCATCGCGATCACGGCGACCGGAGTGGTCTTCGCCGAGGCGGTCGCCGACGACGTCGTGATCGTCGACGGCGAGAAGAGAGTCGTCGAGGGGGCGCTCGCCCCGAGCTCCGAGCTCGACCTGCACCGCGCGGCCTACGCCGACGAGGCCGTCGGGGCCGTCGTGCACACGCACGCCCCCGCGGCGATCGCCCTCTCACTCGTCTCGGACCGACTGCCCTGCGTGCACTACCAACAGCTCGCCCTCGGGGGCGAGATCGAGGTGGTGCCCTTCTCGGTCTTCGGCTCGGCCGAGCTCGCCGCGGCCACGGGCGACGCCCTCGCCGCAGCCAATGCCGCGATTCTCGCCCACCACGGCGCCGTCACCACGGGCCGAGACCTCGCCGACGCGGTGACGAACACCGCCCTGCTCGAGTGGGCGTGCGACATCTACCTGCGCGCGCGAGCGGTGGCGGTGCCCGCCGAACTCAGCCCCGAGCAGCAGGCCGCGGTGCTCACCGCCGCGGTCTCGACCGGGTACGGACAGAAGCACGGAGCGTGA
- a CDS encoding heme utilization protein — MNDHIAHKLPRDDSDPFRYGIYLRPDAQTCRAVTAVTDQLRAQYGLLSAGAFPPHATLVGSQPFGFSEPAVVGALTDLLDGRAAFPVHNAGVRAQGRGYVYDVSENPDGSVNDDLVGLARDIEATVAPFRSPMNNPLPNDFVPELYRGHLSLASHDLYVRPDLYEEVGEFIRELAVPVPGGFSGRTVVMYRTSSPDWSGRWWQTMTWEHVRTWALAGA; from the coding sequence ATGAACGACCACATCGCCCACAAGCTGCCCCGAGACGACAGCGATCCCTTCCGCTACGGCATCTACCTGCGCCCCGACGCGCAGACCTGCCGCGCGGTGACCGCGGTGACCGACCAGCTGCGCGCGCAGTACGGCTTGCTCTCCGCGGGCGCGTTCCCGCCGCACGCCACCCTCGTGGGCAGCCAGCCGTTCGGGTTCTCGGAGCCCGCGGTCGTCGGCGCGCTGACCGACCTGCTCGATGGCCGCGCGGCCTTTCCCGTGCACAATGCCGGCGTCCGGGCGCAGGGTCGGGGCTACGTCTACGACGTGAGCGAGAACCCCGACGGCTCGGTCAACGACGACCTGGTGGGCCTGGCCCGTGACATCGAGGCGACGGTCGCCCCGTTCCGCTCCCCGATGAACAATCCCCTGCCCAACGACTTCGTCCCCGAGCTCTACCGCGGGCACCTCTCGCTCGCCTCGCACGACCTGTACGTGCGTCCCGATCTCTACGAGGAGGTGGGGGAGTTCATCCGAGAGCTCGCCGTCCCCGTGCCCGGCGGCTTCTCGGGACGCACGGTGGTGATGTACCGCACCTCGAGCCCCGACTGGTCGGGACGCTGGTGGCAGACGATGACGTGGGAGCACGTGCGCACCTGGGCTCTCGCCGGCGCGTAG
- a CDS encoding ABC transporter substrate-binding protein, whose product MSLRPRTTIAATAAGAALLLALAGCTASGSSPGADSGPVTLQFWHEMSGPAATELDALVSQFNSEHDGEITVESSFQGSYADAQTKYTAAVQSGTTPDLLMMNDISTGFMVDSKKTVPLSTFTASDTSFSLDSFPPAVSAYYGDGAGGLAAMPFAVSQPVMYLDRDLVTRSGLDPDSPPRTLAEVASWAEKIHAATGASGLTMNMSDSWMIEQMSAAGGVDFCTPDNGRGSDRVTGLQLTSPTQVGFMERLQKLFQDGSMLNPGTDNSAMVSAFASGKVGIMLTSTGAYTTADPKKAASTVAAFPSTAESDDAGVVIGGNALWISGDGHSDAQQRAAYAFVSFLHSAEVQAAWANATGYLASNTEAASTATGAASLADPNVKAMADQLANTPASNAAAGCRTGAFPSLRSTVIGAFTQVAEGADVTSTMSDAETKAASQIAAYNTAAG is encoded by the coding sequence ATGTCTCTGCGCCCCCGCACCACGATCGCGGCGACCGCCGCGGGAGCCGCCCTCCTCCTCGCCCTCGCCGGGTGCACGGCATCCGGATCCTCTCCCGGAGCCGACTCCGGCCCCGTGACCCTGCAGTTCTGGCACGAGATGAGCGGACCGGCGGCGACCGAGCTCGACGCCCTCGTGTCGCAGTTCAACAGCGAACATGACGGCGAGATCACCGTCGAGTCCTCGTTCCAGGGGTCGTACGCTGACGCCCAGACGAAATACACCGCCGCCGTGCAGTCGGGCACGACGCCCGACCTGCTGATGATGAACGACATCTCGACGGGCTTCATGGTCGACTCGAAGAAGACCGTCCCCCTCTCGACCTTCACCGCGAGCGACACCTCGTTCTCGCTCGACAGCTTCCCCCCGGCGGTCAGTGCCTACTACGGCGATGGCGCGGGCGGGCTCGCCGCCATGCCGTTCGCCGTGTCGCAGCCGGTCATGTACCTCGACCGCGACCTCGTGACGCGCTCGGGGCTGGATCCCGACTCCCCGCCGCGCACGCTCGCCGAGGTGGCCTCGTGGGCCGAGAAGATCCACGCGGCGACCGGCGCCTCGGGCCTGACGATGAACATGTCGGACTCGTGGATGATCGAGCAGATGTCGGCCGCGGGCGGGGTGGACTTCTGCACCCCCGACAACGGTCGCGGCTCCGACCGCGTCACCGGACTGCAGCTCACCTCGCCGACGCAGGTGGGCTTCATGGAGCGACTGCAGAAGCTGTTCCAGGACGGCTCGATGCTCAACCCCGGCACCGACAACAGCGCGATGGTCTCGGCCTTCGCGAGCGGCAAGGTGGGCATCATGCTCACCTCCACCGGCGCCTACACGACGGCCGATCCGAAGAAGGCCGCGTCGACGGTCGCTGCCTTCCCCTCCACCGCCGAGTCCGACGACGCGGGCGTGGTCATCGGCGGCAACGCGCTCTGGATCTCGGGTGACGGGCACTCCGACGCGCAGCAGCGCGCGGCCTACGCCTTCGTGAGCTTCCTGCACTCGGCCGAGGTGCAGGCGGCGTGGGCGAATGCCACCGGGTACCTCGCGTCGAACACGGAGGCGGCCTCCACCGCGACCGGCGCGGCCTCGCTCGCCGATCCGAACGTCAAGGCCATGGCCGACCAGCTCGCGAACACTCCGGCGTCGAACGCCGCGGCGGGCTGCCGCACGGGCGCTTTCCCCTCGCTGCGATCGACCGTCATCGGGGCGTTCACCCAGGTCGCCGAGGGTGCCGACGTGACCTCGACCATGTCGGATGCCGAGACGAAGGCCGCGTCGCAGATCGCCGCCTACAACACGGCGGCGGGCTGA
- a CDS encoding PadR family transcriptional regulator — MSPVFSHGDLRLYILSLLDEAPRHGYDLMQALSERTGGTYSPSAGTIYPRLSKLEEEGLVTKTVDGRKTVYEITDAGRAEVAARTGDLEGIQAGLADSVRLIADEVRGSVRDAMRSLRADLAAASREEREQAQPAPAHDPRSRSREQLSRADAAINEFRGRVRSELRAHVARGGELAASGVDDIEAALRQASEAVTRAMRG; from the coding sequence ATGAGCCCCGTCTTCTCGCACGGCGATCTGCGCCTGTACATCCTGAGCCTGCTCGACGAGGCCCCGCGCCACGGCTACGACCTCATGCAGGCCCTCTCCGAGCGCACGGGCGGCACCTACTCGCCCTCCGCCGGCACGATCTACCCCCGACTCTCGAAGCTCGAAGAGGAGGGCCTGGTCACCAAGACCGTCGACGGCCGCAAGACCGTCTACGAGATCACGGATGCCGGTCGCGCCGAGGTCGCCGCGCGCACGGGCGACCTCGAGGGGATCCAGGCCGGCCTCGCCGACAGCGTGCGTCTCATCGCGGACGAGGTGCGGGGCAGCGTCCGGGACGCGATGCGCAGCCTCCGCGCCGATCTGGCCGCCGCCTCGCGCGAGGAGCGCGAGCAGGCGCAACCGGCCCCCGCCCATGACCCGCGATCCCGCAGCCGGGAACAGCTATCCCGGGCCGATGCCGCCATCAACGAGTTCCGCGGGCGGGTGCGCTCCGAACTGCGGGCGCACGTGGCGCGCGGCGGAGAGCTCGCGGCATCCGGAGTCGACGACATCGAGGCAGCACTGCGCCAGGCGTCCGAGGCCGTCACGCGGGCGATGCGCGGCTAG
- a CDS encoding DNA topoisomerase IB — MARLVRVRPYEDPGYRRVRSGSGFRFVDHTGASVPEREAERARGLVIPPAWREVWIAREPNAHIQAVGTDEAGRRQYTYHADWSKRQDKGKFARALQLAETLPRARARVTQSLRRAEVDRERVLAVSFRFLDLVAPRVGNARYFVTNGSRGLTTLQRRDATVDGDLIRLSFPAKSGKRAELSLRDAELASIVEELALGRSRAALLSYKRGRRRVPLTPGDVNAYVRSLTGGPFSAKDFRTLRGTILAAESLANAGTTGGKNERKKAEVAAVRATAEALGNTPAVAKASYIDPRVFSLYRKGRTMELGGSKDAAIRRLILGE, encoded by the coding sequence ATGGCCCGTCTCGTCCGGGTCCGCCCCTACGAAGACCCCGGGTACCGCCGGGTACGCTCCGGCTCGGGTTTCCGATTCGTCGATCACACCGGGGCCTCCGTGCCCGAACGCGAGGCCGAACGCGCGCGCGGGCTGGTCATCCCTCCCGCCTGGCGCGAGGTGTGGATCGCCCGCGAGCCCAACGCGCACATCCAGGCCGTCGGCACCGACGAGGCCGGGCGGCGGCAGTACACGTACCACGCGGATTGGTCGAAGCGTCAGGACAAGGGCAAGTTCGCCCGTGCCCTGCAGCTCGCCGAGACCCTGCCCCGAGCGCGCGCCCGCGTCACGCAGTCGCTTCGCCGCGCCGAGGTCGACCGCGAGCGGGTGCTGGCGGTGTCGTTCCGCTTCCTCGACCTGGTCGCCCCGCGCGTGGGCAATGCCCGATACTTCGTCACGAACGGGAGCAGGGGGCTCACGACTCTGCAGAGACGCGATGCCACGGTCGACGGCGACCTGATCCGTCTGTCGTTCCCCGCCAAGAGCGGCAAGCGCGCCGAGCTCTCGCTGCGCGATGCGGAGCTGGCATCCATCGTCGAAGAGCTCGCCCTTGGACGCTCGCGGGCGGCGCTGTTGAGCTACAAACGCGGGCGACGACGCGTTCCCCTGACCCCGGGCGACGTGAACGCGTACGTCCGCTCCCTGACGGGCGGCCCGTTCAGCGCCAAGGACTTCCGCACCCTGCGCGGCACGATCCTCGCGGCGGAGTCGCTCGCGAACGCGGGCACGACGGGCGGGAAGAACGAGCGCAAGAAGGCCGAGGTCGCCGCGGTGCGCGCCACAGCCGAAGCGCTCGGCAACACGCCGGCCGTGGCGAAGGCGAGCTACATCGACCCGCGCGTGTTCTCGCTGTACCGCAAGGGCCGCACGATGGAGCTGGGCGGCTCGAAGGACGCCGCGATCAGGCGGCTGATCCTGGGCGAGTGA